A window from Malania oleifera isolate guangnan ecotype guangnan chromosome 7, ASM2987363v1, whole genome shotgun sequence encodes these proteins:
- the LOC131159258 gene encoding cytochrome P450 89A2-like: MLYMLLLPGTPTSSFGQKMETWFIIIASLCIAALFKSLFNLLSPTSPKPSKIKGKLPPGPSAVPIIGNFLWFRKSFSEIESILRNLHTKYGPLISLRFGSRLTIFIANHSLAHQALIQNGVVFANRPAAPPVGQIFSSNQHNVNSAAYGPVWRLLRRNLTSEILHHSRVKSYSHARRRVLCILVNLLKTSQSQKLGEPVKVMDHFQYAMFFLLVFMCFGEELEEKKIRDIKDVQRQPLLSAARFNILNVWSRLGKILFRSRWKELMQMRKSQVDVLIPLIRDRMKAKLETQRKNMQDGEGKNESVLSYVDTFIDLKLPDEKRKLNEEEMVSLCSEFLNAGTDTTSTALQWIMANLVKYPHIQEKLFAEINGVVGELGGGGGPEEVKEEELQKMPYLKAVILEGLRRHPPSHMVLPHAVTEDVTLDDYVVPKNAVVTFMVADMGWDPKVWEDPMAFKPERFLSNGGDGGELFDLTGSREIKMMPFGAGRRICPGSGLAMLHLEYFVANLVWHFEWKAVDGDEVDLSEKQEFAVVMKNPLQAHLSPRLK; this comes from the coding sequence ATGTTATATATGCTGTTATTACCAGGCACACCCACTTCATCATTTGGCCAAAAGATGGAGACCTGGTTCATCATCATCGCTTCTCTTTGCATCGCTGCTCTCTTTAAGTCCCTCTTCAATCTTCTCTCTCCCACCAGTCCTAAACCCAGCAAAATCAAAGGCAAGCTCCCTCCAGGACCCTCCGCTGTTCCCATCATTGGCAACTTCCTATGGTTCCGGAAATCCTTTTCAGAAATCGAATCCATTCTTCGGAACCTGCACACCAAGTACGGACCCCTCATCTCCCTCCGCTTTGGCTCTCGCCTGACAATCTTCATTGCCAACCATTCCCTTGCCCATCAAGCCTTGATACAAAATGGTGTTGTCTTCGCTAATCGTCCCGCAGCTCCTCCAGTTGGCCAAATCTTTAGCAGCAACCAACATAACGTCAACTCCGCTGCCTACGGCCCTGTCTGGCGCCTTCTGCGCCGCAACCTCACCTCCGAAATACTCCACCACTCACGGGTGAAGTCCTATTCTCACGCTCGCAGGCGAGTCTTGTGTATCCTTGTCAACCTCCTCAAGACTAGCCAATCTCAAAAATTAGGAGAGCCAGTTAAGGTGATGGACCATTTCCAGTATGCCATGTTTTTCTTGCTTGTTTTCATGTGTTTTGGTGAGGAGCTGGAGGAGAAGAAGATTAGAGATATCAAAGATGTGCAGCGTCAACCCCTACTATCCGCTGCACGATTCAATATACTCAATGTCTGGTCAAGATTGGGAAAGATTTTATTTCGTAGTCGTTGGAAAGAGTTAATGCAGATGCGCAAGAGCCAGGTAGACGTATTGATTCCTCTAATACGAGACCGAATGAAAGCCAAACTGGAGACTCAACGGAAGAATATGCAAGATGGAGAAGGTAAGAATGAGTCTGTCTTGTCTTATGTCGATACTTTTATTGATCTTAAGCTGCCGGACGAGAAGAGAAAGCTTAATGAAGAAGAGATGGTGAGTCTGTGCTCAGAGTTTTTGAATGCCGGCACCGACACTACGTCAACGGCGCTGCAGTGGATCATGGCCAACCTGGTGAAGTACCCACATATTCAAGAAAAGCTTTTTGCAGAGATTAATGGGGTTGTCGGAGAActtggaggaggaggaggaccCGAAGAGGTGAAAGAGGAGGAACTGCAGAAGATGCCATACCTGAAAGCTGTGATATTGGAAGGGCTGAGACGGCACCCTCCGAGCCACATGGTGCTGCCCCACGCTGTCACTGAAGATGTGACATTGGATGACTACGTTGTGCCAAAAAATGCTGTTGTGACTTTCATGGTAGCAGACATGGGGTGGGACCCAAAGGTGTGGGAAGATCCGATGGCTTTCAAGCCCGAGAGGTTCCTATCGAACGGTGGAGATGGGGGGGAACTATTTGACCTAACAGGGAGCAGAGAGATTAAGATGATGCCATTTGGCGCGGGGAGGAGGATATGTCCAGGGTCTGGTCTGGCCATGCTTCATTTGGAGTACTTTGTGGCTAATTTGGTGTGGCATTTTGAATGGAAGGCTGTGGATGGAGATGAGGTTGATCTCTCTGAGAAGCAAGAGTTTGCAGTAGTGATGAAGAATCCATTGCAGGCCCACTTGTCTCCAAGGCTGAAATAA